A window from Negativicoccus succinicivorans encodes these proteins:
- a CDS encoding type I restriction endonuclease subunit R, producing MLFNTEAEFEKAVIDTLVQYGWEKEVIYYPTEEELIQNWADILFQNNRSIDKLNDVPLTRTEMDQILEQITALQSPMRLNGFINGRSVSIKRDNPDDKLHLGKEVSLKIYDRQEIALGDSRYQIVCQPKFKAKSSILNDRRGDLMLLINGMPVIHLELKRSGIEVSQAYNQIEKYSHEGIFRGLFSLVQIFVAMQPEETVYFANPGEGKFNQDFYFHWENFNNKPIKNWADVIANLLNIPMAHQLIGFYTVADSSDGILKVMRSYQYFAANGIAEKVAKNNWSEGNQLGGHIWHTTGSGKTMTSFKSAQLIASSNDADKVIFLVDRKELATQSLSEYRAFKNDDESVQATENTNVLISKLKSNDYDNTLIVTSIQKLSNISADSEALNAADVESIAKKRLVIIVDECHRSTFGEMLATIKKTFRKALMFGFTGTPIQEVNIKKDSTTPTIFGDEIHRYTLSDGIRDGNVLGFDPYMVKVYPDEDVRMQVALHEAKAESLADAMADKKKKEVFLKFMDSSKVGMCGKSINNKWVKGIEDYVPNAQYETEAYRRDVIADIKKKWPLYSNDNKFHAIFATSSIPEAVAYYRLMKSEMAELNITAMFDPTIDNNGQTSLDKEDGIVEMLEDYNAKYDMSFTIPTYDKFRKDVSTRLAHKEPYENINRDEQIDILIVVNQMLTGFDSKRVNTLYLDKVLEYENLIQAISRTNRVYNRKEKPFGIIKWYRRPNTMERNLNEAIKAYSGDVPQGLFVDKLPANIRNMNNGFENIRDLFENAGVENFEKLPEDGRVKAKFAKEFNAFSRYLDAALIQGFEWSVKEYKDKTEGSTVSVIFTEEDYLKLLARYHELPKADPGDGIDDVPFDIDTRIIEHDSEKIDKDYMNSRFEKYIKLLAEDVSPKEVEKLRKELHSSFSMLSQERQKLAGILLYDIQSGNIELNPNKTFNDYINEMLGKLENSKIKRVVKNLGCSEELLRELFRKGVTETNISEYGVFDELKESCDREKSRKFFEAAHGESYSDSYLSMYIDEYLRYFLLHDGEDQFVEIDYEEALNEEYKTKEYKQIDVALTEEDIKDTKIVTTVPTAQLSSWYKEGGALASIIESDAFAYVDDHLCLNKDTYLEKKASGVLALTDYAKEHGEECFLKFITDEDGKLKYVTLPSALGSKSFNCHDHIPEELLVQYGLVNEMSGEMLKAINNLEFGDALQKLMSKQVCNYSFRLLENTTGLGKLIISNMRRGVNLNKLNVISTCLGVHMPSRVSKKMLELAGITLDVDLPGKEGVEKATYDMLLHLKWATDYDDIIKELASQNLNHLLSEPKSK from the coding sequence ATGCTATTTAACACGGAAGCTGAATTTGAAAAAGCGGTGATTGACACTTTAGTACAATATGGCTGGGAAAAAGAGGTTATTTACTATCCTACCGAAGAGGAGCTTATACAAAATTGGGCGGATATTTTATTTCAAAATAATCGGTCAATAGATAAGCTGAATGATGTGCCTCTAACGAGAACGGAAATGGACCAAATTTTAGAGCAGATTACTGCCCTGCAAAGTCCTATGAGGCTCAATGGTTTTATTAACGGCAGGAGTGTCTCGATTAAAAGGGATAATCCTGACGATAAGCTGCATTTGGGTAAAGAAGTCAGCTTGAAAATCTATGACAGGCAAGAGATCGCCCTTGGGGATAGCAGATATCAAATTGTTTGCCAGCCGAAATTTAAAGCGAAATCTTCTATCTTAAATGATAGAAGAGGCGATTTGATGCTGCTTATTAACGGCATGCCTGTGATTCATTTGGAGCTGAAAAGAAGCGGTATTGAAGTTAGCCAAGCATATAACCAAATCGAAAAATACTCCCATGAGGGGATTTTTAGGGGTCTCTTTTCTCTTGTGCAGATATTTGTAGCCATGCAGCCGGAAGAAACCGTTTATTTTGCTAACCCTGGAGAAGGAAAATTCAATCAAGACTTTTATTTTCACTGGGAAAATTTTAATAACAAACCGATTAAGAATTGGGCAGATGTCATAGCGAACTTATTGAACATTCCGATGGCGCATCAGTTAATCGGGTTTTATACGGTCGCTGACAGCAGCGATGGTATTTTAAAGGTCATGAGATCTTATCAATACTTTGCGGCCAACGGCATAGCCGAGAAAGTAGCGAAAAACAATTGGTCTGAAGGCAATCAATTGGGTGGTCACATATGGCACACAACGGGATCCGGAAAGACCATGACCAGTTTTAAATCGGCGCAACTTATTGCGTCTTCCAATGACGCTGATAAAGTTATCTTTCTCGTGGATAGGAAAGAGCTTGCTACACAATCTTTAAGTGAGTATAGGGCCTTTAAAAATGATGATGAATCAGTGCAGGCTACAGAAAACACCAACGTCCTAATTAGCAAGCTAAAGAGTAATGATTACGACAATACGCTTATAGTCACATCTATTCAAAAGTTATCCAATATTAGTGCGGACTCGGAAGCTTTAAATGCAGCTGATGTTGAATCTATTGCGAAAAAGAGACTGGTCATTATTGTTGACGAGTGCCACAGGTCTACTTTTGGCGAAATGCTAGCAACGATAAAGAAAACTTTCCGAAAAGCTCTTATGTTTGGGTTTACGGGTACGCCTATTCAAGAAGTTAATATCAAGAAAGACAGTACCACACCAACGATCTTTGGAGATGAAATTCATAGATATACTTTATCAGATGGTATCAGAGATGGAAACGTTCTCGGATTTGATCCGTACATGGTAAAGGTGTATCCGGACGAAGATGTTAGAATGCAGGTCGCTTTGCATGAGGCTAAGGCGGAGTCTCTTGCCGACGCTATGGCGGATAAAAAGAAAAAAGAAGTTTTCCTCAAATTTATGGACTCTTCTAAAGTGGGCATGTGCGGAAAAAGCATCAATAACAAATGGGTCAAGGGCATAGAAGACTATGTGCCCAATGCGCAATACGAGACGGAAGCGTATCGACGGGACGTCATTGCTGATATAAAGAAAAAGTGGCCTTTATATAGTAATGACAATAAATTTCACGCGATTTTTGCTACCTCCAGTATTCCTGAAGCGGTTGCTTACTATAGGCTTATGAAGAGCGAAATGGCAGAGCTTAATATTACCGCTATGTTTGACCCGACCATCGATAACAATGGACAAACCTCTCTGGATAAAGAGGATGGCATTGTAGAAATGCTTGAAGACTATAATGCGAAGTATGATATGTCATTTACGATTCCGACTTATGATAAATTCAGAAAGGATGTCAGCACCAGACTTGCTCATAAGGAGCCATACGAAAACATCAACAGAGATGAACAAATCGACATTTTGATTGTTGTCAATCAAATGTTGACGGGGTTTGACTCTAAAAGAGTGAACACCCTGTACCTTGACAAAGTGCTTGAATATGAAAATCTCATTCAAGCGATTTCAAGAACGAATAGGGTCTACAACAGAAAAGAAAAACCATTTGGAATTATAAAATGGTACAGAAGACCCAACACGATGGAGAGAAATCTAAACGAAGCGATAAAAGCATATTCCGGAGATGTTCCGCAAGGTTTATTTGTGGATAAATTACCCGCTAACATCAGGAATATGAACAATGGCTTTGAAAATATAAGAGATTTGTTTGAAAACGCCGGTGTTGAAAATTTTGAAAAACTACCGGAAGATGGTCGAGTCAAGGCGAAGTTTGCGAAAGAGTTCAATGCATTTTCAAGGTATCTGGATGCGGCTTTAATTCAGGGGTTTGAGTGGAGCGTGAAGGAGTACAAAGATAAGACTGAGGGCTCTACCGTTTCTGTCATCTTCACAGAAGAAGACTATTTAAAGCTTTTAGCCAGATATCATGAATTACCGAAAGCTGACCCGGGGGACGGAATCGATGATGTTCCCTTTGATATAGATACTCGAATTATAGAGCACGATAGTGAGAAGATTGATAAGGACTATATGAACTCTCGATTTGAGAAATATATCAAGTTATTAGCGGAGGATGTTTCCCCAAAAGAGGTGGAAAAACTAAGGAAAGAACTGCATAGCTCATTTTCCATGCTTTCCCAAGAAAGACAAAAACTTGCGGGGATCTTACTTTATGACATTCAGTCCGGCAATATTGAACTGAATCCAAATAAAACTTTTAACGATTATATCAATGAAATGCTTGGTAAGCTTGAAAACAGCAAAATAAAAAGAGTCGTTAAAAATCTTGGTTGCTCTGAAGAGCTTTTACGAGAGCTGTTCAGAAAGGGAGTTACTGAGACTAACATTTCTGAATATGGAGTCTTCGATGAATTGAAAGAAAGTTGTGATCGAGAGAAGTCACGGAAGTTTTTCGAGGCCGCACATGGAGAAAGCTATTCTGATAGCTACCTGTCTATGTATATAGATGAATATTTGCGGTACTTTCTTTTGCATGACGGAGAGGATCAGTTTGTCGAAATAGACTATGAAGAGGCTCTCAATGAGGAATATAAAACGAAAGAGTACAAGCAAATCGATGTTGCTCTGACCGAAGAAGACATAAAGGATACAAAAATTGTAACTACGGTTCCCACTGCGCAACTAAGCTCATGGTATAAAGAAGGCGGTGCCTTGGCATCGATTATTGAGAGCGATGCGTTTGCTTATGTCGATGATCATTTATGCCTGAACAAAGATACTTATTTGGAAAAGAAAGCATCCGGTGTCCTTGCGCTAACGGATTATGCGAAAGAACATGGAGAAGAGTGTTTCTTAAAGTTTATTACAGACGAAGATGGAAAGCTTAAATATGTGACTTTACCGTCAGCTCTGGGATCTAAATCGTTTAACTGTCATGACCATATACCGGAAGAGTTATTGGTCCAATACGGTTTAGTAAATGAGATGTCCGGTGAAATGTTAAAAGCTATAAATAATCTTGAGTTTGGCGATGCACTACAAAAACTAATGAGTAAACAAGTATGCAACTATTCATTCAGGCTTTTAGAAAATACCACGGGGTTAGGCAAGTTAATTATTAGCAACATGAGGAGAGGTGTAAACTTAAACAAGCTCAATGTAATATCGACTTGCTTGGGAGTCCATATGCCGTCACGAGTGTCGAAAAAAATGCTGGAATTAGCAGGGATTACTCTTGATGTGGATTTGCCGGGGAAAGAAGGAGTGGAGAAGGCCACTTACGATATGCTGCTTCATCTTAAATGGGCAACTGATTATGACGATATTATAAAAGAGCTGGCATCGCAAAATTTGAATCACCTTTTAAGCGAGCCAAAATCCAAATAA
- a CDS encoding restriction endonuclease subunit S, protein MRQNKNVPQIRFEGFTDDWKQHKLGKVVQITMGQSPDGDTYSEIPSDYVLVQGNADLEDGWVKPRVWTTQITKQADIGDLIMSVRAPAGAMGKTAYSTVIGRGVAAIKGNEFIYQLLVKRDKEGCWRKDSTGSTFESLNSDSLKNAEIKTASNEEQQAIGEYFSKLDHLITLYRQKYEKFLDLKKAMLYKLFPKEGKTTPEVRFDGFSEEWEKRKLGDCFSERIESFPEGELLSVTINQGIKKFSELDRKNNSNDNKNKYKKVYIGDIAYNSMRMWQGASGYSPYEGIVSPAYTVLSPNDGIDSKCFSYLFKRADITHMFQIHSKGITSDNWNLKYPDFKELEVYVSRNYEEQKAIGEYFSKLDQLIALNKEKLEKLKNIKSLLLDKMFV, encoded by the coding sequence ATGAGGCAAAACAAAAATGTGCCCCAAATAAGGTTTGAAGGATTTACTGACGATTGGAAACAGCATAAGTTGGGGAAAGTTGTTCAAATAACAATGGGACAATCTCCTGATGGAGACACATATTCAGAGATACCAAGCGATTATGTTTTGGTTCAAGGAAATGCTGATTTAGAAGATGGCTGGGTAAAGCCAAGAGTTTGGACAACACAAATAACTAAACAAGCTGATATCGGAGATTTGATTATGAGTGTGCGAGCACCTGCTGGAGCAATGGGGAAAACTGCTTATAGTACGGTAATTGGGCGAGGCGTTGCAGCAATTAAAGGGAATGAGTTTATCTATCAATTGCTTGTAAAGAGGGACAAAGAAGGCTGTTGGAGGAAAGATTCGACGGGTTCTACTTTTGAATCTCTTAATTCGGATAGCCTCAAAAATGCGGAAATAAAGACAGCATCAAATGAAGAGCAACAAGCAATTGGGGAGTACTTTTCAAAACTTGACCACCTTATCACACTTTATCGGCAGAAATACGAAAAATTTCTCGACTTAAAAAAGGCTATGCTTTACAAGCTTTTCCCAAAAGAGGGAAAAACGACTCCGGAAGTACGGTTTGATGGCTTTAGTGAAGAATGGGAAAAACGAAAGCTAGGGGATTGTTTTTCAGAAAGAATAGAAAGTTTTCCAGAAGGAGAGCTTTTGTCAGTTACAATAAATCAAGGAATAAAGAAGTTTTCTGAACTGGATAGGAAAAATAATTCAAATGATAACAAGAATAAATACAAGAAAGTATATATTGGCGATATTGCTTATAATTCCATGAGAATGTGGCAGGGTGCAAGTGGTTACTCCCCCTATGAAGGTATAGTAAGTCCTGCATATACTGTTCTTAGTCCTAATGATGGAATTGACTCAAAATGCTTTTCTTATCTATTCAAGCGGGCTGATATTACGCACATGTTCCAAATTCACTCTAAAGGAATTACTTCGGATAACTGGAACTTAAAATACCCTGATTTCAAGGAGTTAGAGGTTTATGTATCTCGTAATTATGAGGAGCAAAAAGCAATAGGAGAATACTTTTCTAAACTTGATCAACTTATAGCACTTAACAAAGAAAAGCTTGAGAAACTAAAGAATATTAAGTCATTGTTGCTTGATAAGATGTTCGTCTAG
- a CDS encoding type I restriction-modification system subunit M has protein sequence MDKRQLASTIWNSADQMRSKSKIEGNEYKDFLLGFIFYKYLSENEEKFFKDEKIPQEKIEELSEDDEYAGYVRENLGYFIAYDNLYSTWLSKGGDFEISDVRDALSAFDRNIGKAYKKIFENIFKTLSSSLSKLGTNASTQTKAARSLLRLIKRIPMDGSQDYDVLGFVYEYLISMFAANAGKKAGEFYTPHEVSVLMSEIIAEELKDRDEIKIYDPTSGSGSLLINIGKAMSRYLDSDNKINYYAQELKESTFNLTRMNLVMRDIKPANINVRNGDTLEDDWPFFEDGRKESTYKLVSVDAVVSNPPYSQKWSPQNKENDPRYKYFGLAPRGKADYAFLLHDLYHLNNNGIMTIVLPHGVLFRGNAEGEIRKNLIEKNKIDTIIGLPANIFFGTGIPTIIMVLKRNKKNTDVLMIDASQGFEKVGKGNKLRACDIRKIADTIRDRVSIEKYSRVVSKDEIRKNDYNLNIPRYVDSSEPAEKYDLYATLLGGISKSELNELGRYWNEIKGLKEAIFRTDDGEHFYPKTENFSQIIQEHESSKNYLARYREAFSGFKETLKEDLIDDILDVEITAEREKIVQDIFDRLAKVELVDKYEAYQIFSDNWNIIAADLEMIREEGFEIINSVEPNMVVKNRQGNDDDIFEVQEGWRGRILPFTLVQVNLLKDEVKEINSIENRIADIASEYGEILDSLEEDEKDADYVKEDNSAFVNAEVKKYMKEAYDEIETDEIKILNGYLELSTKTEKEQYIHDHNSIDWNLIKKGASGSYTKTDINKKIAEIQKTFTFAEDSLESKLQSVVLLIEEESALRSDLRVKKGELHIKTKELIENLDEDTLLDLLYKKWIEQLVIRLDELGQNVLATLEEKIQAMNEKYAKNLASIEEELNRTQEEFIAMSNKLVGDEKDIAGIKELQKLLEV, from the coding sequence ATGGATAAGCGGCAGTTAGCATCGACGATTTGGAACTCAGCAGATCAGATGCGATCCAAGTCCAAAATAGAAGGAAATGAGTATAAAGACTTTCTTTTAGGTTTCATTTTTTACAAGTACCTATCGGAGAACGAAGAAAAGTTTTTTAAAGACGAAAAAATTCCGCAAGAAAAGATAGAGGAACTTAGTGAGGATGATGAGTATGCAGGATATGTAAGAGAAAATTTAGGATATTTTATTGCCTATGACAACCTATACTCAACATGGCTGTCTAAGGGCGGCGATTTTGAAATTTCGGATGTAAGAGATGCTTTATCCGCCTTTGACAGAAATATTGGCAAGGCCTACAAAAAAATATTTGAAAATATATTTAAGACGCTAAGCAGCAGCCTTTCCAAGTTAGGCACGAATGCTTCAACACAAACTAAAGCGGCAAGGTCGTTATTGCGCTTAATTAAAAGAATTCCGATGGATGGCAGCCAAGACTATGATGTCTTGGGCTTTGTTTATGAATATTTGATTTCTATGTTCGCGGCGAATGCAGGCAAGAAAGCGGGCGAATTTTACACACCTCATGAGGTGTCTGTTTTGATGTCTGAAATCATCGCTGAAGAGCTAAAAGATAGAGATGAAATTAAAATTTATGATCCGACATCCGGCAGCGGTTCTTTGCTCATCAATATCGGGAAAGCGATGAGCAGATATTTAGACAGCGACAACAAAATAAATTATTATGCGCAAGAACTTAAAGAAAGTACCTTTAACTTAACACGCATGAATTTGGTTATGCGAGATATTAAGCCTGCGAATATTAACGTAAGAAATGGCGATACGCTGGAAGATGATTGGCCATTTTTTGAAGATGGTAGAAAAGAAAGCACTTATAAATTAGTAAGCGTGGATGCTGTTGTTTCTAATCCGCCTTATTCACAAAAATGGAGTCCTCAAAATAAGGAAAATGATCCCAGATATAAATATTTCGGATTAGCGCCCAGAGGAAAGGCTGATTACGCTTTTTTACTCCATGATTTATACCATTTAAATAACAATGGAATTATGACCATTGTTTTGCCTCATGGCGTGCTATTCAGAGGCAACGCGGAAGGGGAAATAAGGAAGAATCTGATAGAAAAAAACAAGATTGATACAATCATAGGTCTTCCTGCTAACATATTTTTTGGAACCGGTATTCCAACCATTATTATGGTTTTAAAGCGCAACAAAAAAAACACTGACGTTTTAATGATTGATGCGTCACAAGGCTTTGAAAAAGTAGGAAAAGGCAACAAGTTAAGAGCTTGCGATATTAGAAAAATTGCAGACACTATACGGGACAGAGTAAGTATAGAAAAATATTCTCGAGTAGTATCGAAAGATGAAATAAGAAAGAACGACTATAATCTGAACATTCCTCGCTACGTTGATTCATCGGAGCCGGCAGAGAAATATGACTTGTACGCCACGCTGCTTGGGGGCATTTCCAAGTCTGAACTTAATGAATTAGGTCGTTATTGGAATGAAATAAAGGGCTTAAAAGAAGCAATTTTTCGGACAGACGATGGAGAACACTTCTATCCCAAAACCGAGAATTTCAGCCAAATAATACAGGAACATGAGTCATCAAAAAACTATCTCGCAAGATATCGAGAGGCTTTTAGCGGCTTTAAAGAAACACTCAAAGAGGATTTGATTGACGATATTTTGGATGTTGAAATCACAGCAGAAAGAGAAAAAATTGTACAAGATATCTTTGACCGATTAGCCAAAGTAGAGCTGGTCGATAAATATGAAGCCTATCAGATCTTTTCGGATAACTGGAATATTATTGCGGCGGACCTTGAGATGATTCGCGAAGAAGGCTTTGAAATCATCAACTCAGTAGAGCCCAATATGGTCGTTAAAAATAGACAGGGAAATGATGACGATATTTTTGAGGTCCAAGAAGGATGGAGAGGCAGGATATTGCCTTTTACATTAGTCCAAGTGAACCTATTAAAAGACGAAGTTAAAGAAATCAACTCTATAGAGAATAGGATTGCGGACATCGCATCGGAGTATGGAGAGATACTGGATTCGCTGGAAGAAGATGAGAAAGATGCGGACTATGTCAAAGAGGACAACAGTGCCTTTGTTAATGCGGAAGTCAAAAAATACATGAAAGAGGCCTATGATGAAATAGAAACGGATGAAATAAAGATACTGAACGGCTACCTTGAATTATCTACAAAGACGGAAAAAGAACAATATATTCATGACCATAATAGCATTGACTGGAATTTGATCAAAAAAGGAGCAAGCGGATCCTACACAAAGACTGACATCAATAAAAAAATAGCTGAAATTCAAAAAACTTTTACATTTGCAGAAGACTCCTTAGAAAGTAAGCTTCAAAGTGTTGTTCTTTTGATTGAAGAAGAGTCTGCGCTAAGGTCAGATTTGAGAGTCAAGAAAGGTGAACTCCACATCAAAACAAAAGAGCTTATTGAAAATCTGGATGAAGACACATTGCTAGACTTGCTCTACAAAAAATGGATAGAACAGCTCGTGATTCGTTTGGACGAATTGGGTCAAAACGTGCTTGCTACCCTTGAAGAAAAGATCCAAGCTATGAACGAAAAGTATGCGAAGAACCTTGCTTCGATAGAAGAAGAGTTAAACCGCACGCAAGAAGAATTTATCGCCATGTCCAATAAGCTTGTGGGAGATGAAAAAGACATAGCCGGCATAAAAGAACTTCAAAAATTATTGGAGGTATAA
- a CDS encoding helix-turn-helix domain-containing protein: MLSTRFSINLRRLRHDYGLTQEELGEILNLAKSQISFYERGLSYPKADLVTRVAQYFNVPLTQLIETTIRPDFYLREVVTGENITIHLPTKDGVETLTGEPGFIKIPAQADLSDIGHPRRDLLKYANFMLLFPKEGERSAIASFFYEHFNELGRQKIENLFRLDEWVEDVEPTITYDGYPLLYQLFQVNNKGSWINSPLTKPATNVNVLALALPQNDAIIRLYIQPENSGCKLHAKRCQGLDELLVEWLQKSKEECQTIAREYCLQIMKAETEAEDWFEENYVNADAYDKQYNLRRFLKRRGIEPGVD; encoded by the coding sequence ATGTTAAGTACAAGGTTCTCTATAAACTTAAGAAGATTGCGTCATGACTATGGGCTGACGCAAGAAGAGCTTGGCGAAATACTTAATTTAGCAAAGTCGCAAATTTCTTTCTATGAAAGAGGTCTATCGTATCCTAAAGCGGATTTAGTGACTAGGGTTGCGCAATACTTTAATGTTCCGCTGACACAACTTATTGAGACCACTATCAGACCTGATTTCTATTTGCGTGAGGTCGTTACGGGAGAAAATATAACTATTCATCTCCCAACAAAAGACGGAGTAGAAACCTTAACCGGTGAGCCGGGATTCATTAAAATTCCGGCCCAGGCGGATCTTAGTGATATTGGTCATCCCCGCCGTGATCTTCTTAAATATGCAAATTTTATGCTTTTATTTCCGAAAGAAGGGGAAAGGAGTGCCATAGCCTCTTTTTTCTATGAGCATTTTAATGAATTAGGTCGTCAAAAGATAGAAAACTTATTTAGGCTTGATGAATGGGTGGAAGATGTAGAGCCAACGATTACTTATGACGGTTATCCTCTTTTATATCAATTATTTCAAGTCAATAATAAAGGCTCATGGATAAACTCACCACTAACTAAACCTGCCACCAATGTAAATGTTTTGGCATTAGCGTTACCGCAAAATGATGCCATTATCCGGCTATATATACAGCCTGAAAATAGTGGTTGCAAATTACATGCAAAACGTTGTCAAGGTTTAGATGAACTACTCGTAGAGTGGCTACAAAAAAGCAAAGAAGAGTGTCAAACCATTGCGCGAGAGTATTGTCTGCAAATTATGAAAGCAGAAACTGAAGCGGAAGATTGGTTTGAAGAGAACTACGTCAACGCTGATGCGTATGACAAGCAGTATAATTTAAGACGATTTCTTAAAAGGCGCGGTATTGAGCCGGGAGTAGATTAG
- a CDS encoding toprim domain-containing protein: MTRAYTKDRKEELKLYLLDYLAFKGITLSKDNMMRCFARKHEDNHLSMHYFVGDDDRPRLTCHAQGCVGTIDIYNAVFYLDHIYGHRNQYNFLNDWVDATFPDNATPPSKRELSNAKIPRRLNDAQRTAFLHQCNQTQGYEHWQARGIEKDTVNAYHLTYHPTQNALVIPIDNFGFILRYLTPIDSQSPKYKRSLGLSQCLHTHNMDPHLPIIVTEGEIDALSLIQVGYPNVWAIGGAQKLDKWLKKIYKINSKIILALDTDRAGTNAKMAAYNYCDIEKWKRPLDFWSFCISSATVKIKDINDLLVTSPNALKEAINNIKNEFGGQHEKNK, encoded by the coding sequence ATGACACGAGCATATACGAAAGACCGAAAAGAAGAGCTAAAACTTTATCTATTGGATTATTTGGCATTCAAAGGCATAACGCTTTCCAAGGACAATATGATGCGCTGCTTTGCAAGAAAGCATGAAGATAATCATCTCTCCATGCACTACTTTGTTGGCGATGACGACAGACCTAGGTTGACATGTCACGCCCAAGGCTGCGTAGGCACAATCGATATTTATAATGCGGTATTTTACTTGGATCATATTTACGGGCATCGCAATCAATACAACTTTTTAAATGACTGGGTGGATGCTACTTTCCCGGATAACGCTACTCCCCCTTCAAAGCGAGAGTTATCAAATGCCAAAATCCCTCGTCGCTTAAATGATGCGCAACGAACAGCCTTCCTGCATCAATGTAATCAAACACAAGGCTACGAACATTGGCAAGCACGAGGGATCGAAAAAGATACCGTGAATGCCTATCACCTTACCTATCACCCTACGCAAAACGCCTTGGTCATACCGATTGATAATTTCGGATTTATCCTACGATATCTAACCCCAATAGATTCGCAAAGTCCAAAGTACAAACGATCACTCGGTTTAAGTCAATGTTTGCACACCCATAATATGGATCCCCATTTGCCAATAATAGTAACCGAGGGTGAAATTGATGCCCTATCCTTAATCCAAGTTGGTTATCCCAATGTTTGGGCGATTGGAGGCGCTCAAAAATTAGATAAGTGGCTGAAAAAGATTTATAAAATAAATTCCAAAATCATCTTAGCGTTAGATACAGATCGCGCAGGTACAAACGCTAAAATGGCTGCTTACAATTATTGTGACATTGAAAAATGGAAACGGCCTTTAGACTTTTGGAGCTTTTGCATCTCCTCCGCCACGGTAAAAATAAAAGATATAAATGATCTTTTGGTTACCTCTCCCAATGCACTGAAAGAAGCCATAAACAATATTAAAAATGAATTCGGAGGTCAACATGAAAAAAATAAGTGA
- a CDS encoding plasmid mobilization protein: MKQTQMSKPKKTHRLYIRLTEEEWLIINELACIAGMNVSTFVIYAVLNGKIIINEMDTQAILRPLLGLQRHYNTIRHWMIKHNYSNPILSAEYEQELKSLWQLLAQAKDPVAQADL, encoded by the coding sequence TTGAAGCAAACCCAAATGAGCAAACCAAAGAAAACGCACCGGCTCTATATACGACTTACAGAGGAAGAATGGCTAATCATAAATGAGTTGGCTTGTATCGCCGGAATGAACGTTTCCACATTCGTTATCTACGCCGTTTTAAACGGCAAAATAATTATCAATGAAATGGATACGCAAGCCATATTGCGACCGCTATTGGGTCTGCAAAGACACTACAATACAATTCGCCACTGGATGATTAAGCACAATTACTCAAACCCTATTCTAAGTGCCGAGTATGAGCAGGAGTTGAAAAGCTTATGGCAGCTATTAGCGCAGGCAAAGGATCCGGTAGCGCAAGCGGATCTATAA